A genome region from Balneolaceae bacterium includes the following:
- a CDS encoding ATP-dependent Clp protease adaptor ClpS translates to MFDPEKQTFGSGPGPGEKEKPKPAAPDVETQVLEEEETDEEEDTPWRVILYDDDVHTFEEVIGQLRKALGCSRSRAEELTYKVHNEGKAQVYEGPFEECFEINGVLKEIQLITEIKG, encoded by the coding sequence ATGTTCGATCCGGAGAAGCAGACATTCGGATCCGGGCCGGGTCCCGGCGAGAAAGAGAAACCGAAACCCGCGGCCCCGGATGTGGAGACCCAGGTGCTGGAGGAGGAAGAGACCGACGAGGAGGAGGACACCCCGTGGCGCGTCATTCTCTACGACGACGACGTACACACCTTCGAGGAGGTCATCGGTCAGCTCAGAAAAGCGCTGGGCTGCAGCCGGTCCCGCGCCGAGGAGCTGACCTACAAGGTGCACAACGAAGGCAAGGCCCAGGTGTACGAGGGGCCCTTCGAAGAGTGCTTCGAGATCAACGGGGTGCTCAAGGAAATTCAACTTATCACCGAAATCAAAGGCTGA
- the purS gene encoding phosphoribosylformylglycinamidine synthase subunit PurS → MYKATVNITLRPSILDPQGKAAHHALQNLGLREVEGVRIGKSIELDIDAQSEEQAREIAENACTQLLANQVMEDFEITVHTNGASG, encoded by the coding sequence ATGTACAAAGCAACCGTAAACATCACCCTACGCCCCTCCATCCTGGACCCGCAGGGTAAAGCCGCGCACCACGCCCTGCAAAACCTGGGGCTCCGAGAGGTCGAAGGGGTGCGCATCGGCAAGAGCATCGAGCTCGATATCGACGCCCAGTCGGAGGAGCAGGCGCGGGAGATCGCCGAGAACGCCTGCACGCAGCTTCTGGCCAACCAGGTGATGGAAGACTTCGAGATCACCGTACATACGAACGGAGCAAGCGGTTAG
- the miaA gene encoding tRNA (adenosine(37)-N6)-dimethylallyltransferase MiaA: MKTLPDIMLLGPTAVGKSSVALELAELLGGEIISADSRQCYREVNIGTATPSAGERERVPHHNIGILDPKERDSAADFCERARAWAEGIRARARKVLYVGGSTLHLQCLLQPFDEVPEADEENRDALEKRLEREGVEPLYGELREVDPDYARQMDGMNPQRIVRALDVWMQTGRPFSSFHTGGEVQPPDHIAVFGLRREREELYRRINLRAKRMAEEGLVEEVERLLEAGYTTDDPGLNTVGYREPAAFLRGEISREEMVRRIQARTRRYAKRQLTWFRRWDFIRWVDADGQSPAEITRTIADKRLAAKSNKD; encoded by the coding sequence ATGAAGACTTTGCCCGACATTATGCTCCTGGGACCCACCGCCGTGGGCAAATCGTCCGTCGCCCTGGAGCTGGCTGAATTGCTCGGCGGGGAGATCATCTCAGCCGACTCCCGCCAGTGCTACCGGGAGGTGAACATCGGCACGGCCACCCCCTCCGCCGGGGAACGGGAGCGGGTGCCCCACCATAACATCGGTATCCTCGACCCGAAGGAGCGCGACAGCGCCGCTGACTTCTGCGAACGCGCCCGTGCCTGGGCCGAGGGCATTCGCGCACGCGCGCGAAAGGTGCTCTACGTGGGGGGCAGCACCCTGCACCTGCAGTGCCTGCTTCAGCCATTCGACGAGGTGCCCGAGGCTGACGAGGAAAACAGGGACGCCCTGGAAAAGCGCCTGGAGCGCGAGGGGGTGGAGCCCCTCTACGGGGAGCTCCGAGAGGTCGACCCGGACTACGCACGGCAGATGGACGGCATGAATCCCCAGCGCATCGTCCGCGCCCTGGACGTCTGGATGCAGACCGGCCGTCCCTTCAGCTCTTTCCACACCGGCGGGGAAGTACAGCCGCCGGACCACATCGCCGTCTTCGGGCTGCGGCGCGAGCGGGAGGAGCTCTACCGGCGCATCAACCTGCGGGCGAAACGCATGGCGGAGGAGGGCCTGGTAGAAGAAGTCGAGCGTCTGCTGGAGGCGGGCTACACCACCGACGACCCCGGGCTGAACACCGTGGGCTACCGCGAGCCGGCCGCCTTCCTCCGCGGGGAGATCTCGCGCGAGGAGATGGTGCGCCGCATTCAGGCGCGCACACGCCGCTACGCCAAGCGCCAGCTCACCTGGTTCCGGCGCTGGGACTTCATCCGGTGGGTGGACGCAGACGGACAATCTCCCGCGGAAATCACCCGAACGATCGCCGACAAGCGTTTAGCAGCTAAGTCAAATAAAGATTAA
- the dnaN gene encoding DNA polymerase III subunit beta: protein MRFNISSSDLVKALSAVSGAVPNKATLPILETILFESEDGKLRLTATDLEISIIEYVEADIQEDGAVAIPARRLTETLRQLPDIPVDFDIDEKFNVKFSTDKGTYKLVGEDPDEFPEVPDLNEGTTLETEKDLVIKAINKTLFAVSNDDLRPAMMGVYFDIGPEESKFVATDGHRLVKYIISNLTSDEPMQFIVPEKALSLVEKALHADECQLTVTEDHVRFKSGNTIVITRLINEQYPNYESVIPKDNDKQLVISKDQMLSTVRRVAIFSSTTTRQIRLQMSPDSLTIRAEDIDMSSEAKETVACEYDNDEIEIGFNAKYLSDVLSNVDGEEVYFEFSSPNRAGIVKPSEEEEHEQMLMLVMPVMLNTYA from the coding sequence ATGAGATTCAATATTTCGAGCAGCGACCTGGTGAAAGCGCTCTCCGCCGTATCCGGCGCTGTTCCCAACAAGGCCACCCTTCCCATCCTGGAAACCATTCTGTTTGAGAGCGAGGACGGGAAGCTGCGCCTCACGGCCACCGATCTCGAGATCTCCATCATCGAGTACGTGGAGGCCGACATCCAGGAGGACGGTGCCGTGGCCATCCCCGCCCGGCGGCTGACCGAAACGCTCAGGCAGCTGCCCGACATCCCGGTGGACTTCGACATCGACGAGAAGTTCAACGTGAAGTTCAGCACCGACAAGGGGACCTACAAGCTGGTGGGCGAGGACCCCGACGAGTTCCCCGAAGTGCCCGACCTGAACGAGGGAACCACCCTAGAGACGGAGAAGGACCTGGTGATCAAGGCCATCAACAAGACCCTCTTCGCTGTTTCCAACGACGACCTGCGCCCGGCCATGATGGGCGTCTACTTCGACATTGGTCCCGAGGAGAGCAAGTTCGTGGCCACCGACGGCCACCGCCTGGTCAAGTACATCATCAGCAACCTGACCTCCGACGAACCGATGCAGTTCATCGTCCCCGAGAAGGCGCTGAGCCTGGTGGAGAAGGCCCTGCACGCCGACGAGTGCCAGCTGACGGTGACCGAGGACCATGTGCGCTTCAAAAGCGGCAACACCATCGTCATTACCCGCCTCATCAACGAGCAGTATCCCAACTACGAGTCGGTTATCCCCAAGGATAACGACAAGCAGCTGGTCATCTCCAAGGATCAGATGCTCTCCACCGTACGGCGCGTCGCCATCTTTTCAAGCACCACCACACGCCAGATCCGCCTCCAGATGAGCCCCGACTCGCTCACCATCCGGGCGGAGGACATCGACATGAGCAGCGAGGCGAAGGAGACCGTCGCCTGCGAGTACGACAACGACGAGATAGAGATCGGCTTCAATGCCAAGTACCTCTCCGACGTTCTCAGCAATGTAGACGGCGAGGAGGTCTACTTCGAATTCTCCAGCCCCAACCGGGCCGGTATCGTGAAGCCGTCCGAGGAGGAGGAACACGAGCAGATGCTCATGCTGGTGATGCCGGTGATGCTCAACACCTATGCGTAA
- a CDS encoding SAM-dependent chlorinase/fluorinase, protein MRKIITLTTDFGLQDYYVSAMKAVMLGIVPEARLVDISHDIPSQDIMAGSWVLRNSAMLFPPGTVHTVVVDPGVGTDRKPVALEINDRFFVGPDNGIFSQLTEEHGFRAVHLTNETYWREEVSRTFHGRDIFAPVAAHLAAGVSLEELGEPVEELETYRWAVPIADKDGLQGWVIHIDKFGNLVTNIPQSLIEEVAGGRAVKIYVGNTILDEVVETFGSVEEGEPAALIGSSGMLEVGINKGDAGQMLGVKKGAQISLVLQKDHAV, encoded by the coding sequence ATGCGTAAAATTATCACCCTCACGACCGATTTCGGTCTGCAGGACTATTACGTCAGTGCCATGAAGGCCGTCATGCTGGGCATCGTGCCCGAAGCGCGGCTGGTGGACATTTCTCACGACATTCCCTCCCAGGACATTATGGCCGGATCCTGGGTACTCCGAAACTCGGCCATGCTCTTCCCGCCCGGCACCGTGCACACGGTGGTGGTGGACCCCGGCGTGGGCACCGACCGCAAGCCCGTGGCCCTGGAGATCAACGACCGCTTTTTCGTGGGACCCGATAACGGCATTTTTTCCCAGCTTACTGAGGAGCACGGGTTCCGCGCGGTTCACCTCACCAACGAAACGTACTGGCGCGAGGAGGTCTCCCGTACCTTTCACGGCCGCGATATTTTCGCCCCGGTGGCCGCACATCTCGCCGCGGGCGTGTCGCTCGAGGAGCTGGGCGAGCCGGTGGAGGAGCTTGAGACCTACCGGTGGGCGGTACCCATAGCGGACAAGGACGGCCTGCAGGGCTGGGTGATCCACATCGATAAATTTGGCAACCTGGTGACCAACATCCCGCAGTCTCTTATCGAGGAGGTGGCCGGCGGCCGCGCCGTGAAAATCTACGTGGGGAATACGATATTGGACGAGGTGGTGGAGACCTTCGGGTCGGTGGAGGAGGGCGAGCCGGCTGCGCTCATCGGCAGCTCCGGCATGCTTGAGGTGGGCATCAACAAGGGCGACGCCGGACAGATGCTGGGCGTGAAGAAGGGCGCGCAGATCTCCCTGGTGCTGCAGAAGGACCACGCCGTGTAG
- a CDS encoding methyltransferase domain-containing protein, with protein sequence MALEIRSPQYERASIHIPEEVAQLQKPFNGTICSNKGDEYPIDNNIVDLLGGESVEMSWAQSSNHWKLTAAIYEDIWRKRSLSLLSGEEFPIEKERELLIEWLAPEDGKRYLDVGCSTALYARLVAREAPGARVVALDFSRQMLQEARLKAEADQADLFLLRADARYMPFYGATFDGLMMGGTLNELTDPLKVLYECRRVLKKDGVFFMMHLVKSAAWYGRLLQESAGLSGLQFWTEEESDTMFERAGFTVDQQMTRGIVCLSRLLPA encoded by the coding sequence ATGGCTCTTGAAATCCGATCCCCGCAATACGAGCGGGCCTCCATTCACATCCCCGAAGAGGTGGCGCAGCTGCAGAAGCCCTTCAACGGCACCATCTGCTCCAACAAGGGGGACGAGTACCCCATCGACAACAACATCGTCGACCTGCTCGGAGGGGAGTCCGTGGAGATGTCGTGGGCCCAGAGCTCCAACCACTGGAAACTGACGGCCGCCATCTACGAGGACATCTGGCGAAAACGCTCTCTCTCGCTTCTTTCGGGAGAGGAGTTTCCCATTGAGAAAGAGCGAGAGCTGCTCATTGAGTGGCTGGCGCCCGAGGACGGCAAACGCTACCTCGACGTGGGCTGCTCCACCGCCCTCTACGCCCGCCTGGTGGCGCGCGAGGCGCCCGGTGCCCGGGTGGTGGCCCTCGACTTCTCCCGGCAGATGCTCCAGGAGGCGCGCCTGAAGGCCGAGGCCGACCAGGCTGATCTGTTTCTGCTGCGGGCCGACGCCCGCTACATGCCCTTTTACGGGGCCACCTTCGACGGACTGATGATGGGCGGTACCCTCAACGAGCTCACCGACCCCCTGAAGGTGCTCTACGAGTGCCGGCGCGTGCTCAAGAAAGACGGGGTCTTTTTCATGATGCATCTGGTCAAGTCGGCCGCCTGGTACGGGCGGCTGCTGCAGGAGTCGGCCGGCCTGAGCGGGCTGCAGTTCTGGACGGAGGAGGAGAGCGATACCATGTTTGAGCGCGCCGGCTTTACGGTGGACCAGCAGATGACCCGCGGTATCGTCTGCCTCAGCAGGCTGCTGCCAGCCTGA
- the argS gene encoding arginine--tRNA ligase: MKDYLRSILRDALLALDVNEEEIPEIEIEKPNQPEHGDAATNLAMQLAGTLRDNPRSIAGRIVEALDYDERRVASVEIAGPGFINFRYADAWLVDELSRIEGQGEDFGRTGSYAGQKALVEFVSANPTGPLTVGHGRNAVLGDTIARLLEWSGAEVDREYYFNDAGRQMRLLGESVRARYLQELGRGAELPEEGYQGEYIREIARAMADEHGDDLADTDEVEPFREKAKEMIFEEIQATLARMGIRMDRYFNEGSLYEDGSIDRVLEVFREKNLTYDEEGAVWFRTTDFGKDKDTVLVKSSGEPTYRLPDIAYHADKLERDYDLHIDVFGADHIDTFPDVLSGVEVLGYDASKVDVVVYQFVSIVKEGKPFKMSTRKANFVTLDELMDEVGADVTRFFFLMRSPNTHLEFDIAEAKEAGEKNPVFYLQYAHARIQSILRKVAEEYGEDESAAELERLDHPSETQLIKSMVRFPEIVQSAAEHREPHRLISYLNDLASHFTTFYHDCRILGEEPELAMARTRLARATAVVLANGLTILGISAPDQM; encoded by the coding sequence ATGAAGGACTACCTTCGCAGCATACTACGCGACGCCCTGCTCGCCCTTGACGTAAACGAGGAGGAGATTCCCGAAATCGAGATCGAGAAGCCCAACCAGCCCGAGCACGGCGACGCCGCCACCAACCTCGCCATGCAGCTGGCGGGGACCCTGCGCGACAACCCGCGCAGCATCGCCGGCCGCATCGTGGAGGCCCTGGACTACGACGAGCGCCGCGTGGCCTCGGTGGAGATCGCCGGACCCGGCTTCATCAATTTCCGCTACGCTGACGCCTGGCTGGTGGACGAGCTGTCACGCATCGAAGGGCAGGGAGAAGACTTCGGCCGCACCGGCAGCTACGCCGGACAGAAGGCACTTGTGGAGTTCGTCAGCGCCAACCCCACCGGGCCGCTGACGGTGGGACACGGGCGCAACGCTGTGCTGGGCGACACCATCGCGCGGCTGCTGGAGTGGTCGGGCGCCGAGGTGGACCGCGAGTACTATTTCAACGACGCAGGGCGGCAGATGCGCCTGCTGGGCGAGAGCGTGCGCGCGCGGTACCTGCAGGAGCTGGGCCGCGGGGCCGAGCTGCCGGAGGAGGGCTACCAGGGTGAGTACATCCGCGAGATTGCGCGGGCGATGGCCGACGAACACGGCGACGACCTGGCGGATACCGACGAGGTGGAGCCCTTCAGGGAGAAGGCCAAGGAGATGATTTTCGAGGAGATCCAGGCCACCCTGGCACGCATGGGCATCCGCATGGACCGCTACTTCAACGAGGGCAGCCTGTACGAGGACGGCTCCATCGACCGCGTGCTGGAGGTCTTCCGGGAGAAGAATTTGACCTATGACGAAGAGGGAGCCGTCTGGTTCCGGACCACCGACTTCGGCAAGGATAAGGACACCGTACTGGTAAAGAGCAGCGGCGAGCCCACCTACCGGCTGCCCGACATCGCCTACCACGCCGACAAGCTGGAGCGCGACTACGACCTGCACATCGACGTCTTCGGGGCCGACCACATCGACACCTTCCCCGACGTGCTCTCCGGGGTGGAGGTGCTGGGCTACGATGCCTCGAAGGTGGATGTGGTGGTCTACCAGTTCGTCAGCATCGTCAAGGAGGGCAAGCCCTTCAAGATGAGCACCCGCAAGGCCAACTTTGTGACGCTGGACGAGCTCATGGACGAGGTGGGAGCCGACGTGACCCGCTTTTTCTTCCTGATGCGCTCGCCCAACACCCACCTGGAGTTCGATATCGCCGAGGCCAAGGAAGCGGGGGAAAAAAACCCGGTCTTCTACCTGCAGTACGCCCACGCGCGCATCCAGAGCATCCTGCGCAAGGTGGCCGAAGAGTATGGGGAGGACGAGAGCGCGGCCGAGCTGGAGCGGCTGGACCACCCTTCCGAAACGCAGCTCATCAAAAGCATGGTGCGCTTCCCCGAGATCGTCCAGAGCGCCGCCGAGCACCGCGAGCCTCACCGGCTGATCAGCTACCTGAACGACCTGGCCTCCCACTTCACCACCTTCTACCACGACTGCCGCATCTTAGGCGAGGAGCCGGAACTGGCGATGGCGCGCACCAGGCTGGCGCGGGCCACGGCCGTGGTGCTGGCCAACGGGCTGACCATCCTGGGCATCTCGGCGCCCGACCAGATGTAG
- the radC gene encoding DNA repair protein RadC, with amino-acid sequence MSAEEHFQSELPLNRSVKEMHAEQQPREKLKRYGPESLSNAELLAIILRTGTRRMNVVQMSQALLDHFGGLRRLARKNWQELRVIPGIAEVKALILEATLELGRRLQTASLGEQVQITCPSEAVAYFGPRLRDLSREVFLVAFLNNAKTVTGFRRISSGGATATIVDPAEVMRQAILNQAVSILLLHNHPSGNTAASRADVQLTRRLMESGKLLGIPVDDHIIIAGDGYTSLKAEGIVS; translated from the coding sequence ATGTCCGCCGAAGAGCACTTTCAGTCCGAACTGCCCCTCAACCGCAGCGTGAAGGAGATGCACGCCGAGCAGCAGCCGCGCGAAAAGCTCAAGCGCTACGGCCCGGAGAGCCTCTCCAACGCCGAACTGCTGGCCATCATTCTGCGCACCGGCACCCGTCGCATGAACGTGGTGCAGATGTCGCAGGCCCTGCTGGACCATTTCGGGGGGCTGCGGCGGCTGGCGCGCAAGAACTGGCAGGAGCTGCGGGTGATTCCCGGCATCGCCGAGGTGAAGGCGCTTATCCTGGAAGCCACGCTGGAGCTGGGGCGGCGCCTGCAGACCGCCTCCCTGGGCGAACAGGTCCAGATCACCTGTCCCTCCGAAGCCGTGGCCTATTTCGGCCCGCGGCTGCGGGACCTGTCCCGCGAGGTCTTCCTGGTGGCCTTTCTCAACAACGCCAAGACGGTGACCGGCTTCCGTCGCATCAGCTCGGGCGGGGCCACGGCCACCATCGTCGATCCCGCCGAGGTGATGCGGCAGGCCATCCTCAACCAGGCCGTCAGCATCCTGCTGCTGCACAACCATCCCAGCGGCAACACAGCCGCCTCCCGGGCCGACGTGCAGCTCACGCGCCGCCTCATGGAGTCGGGCAAGCTGCTGGGCATTCCCGTGGACGACCATATCATCATCGCCGGTGACGGCTACACCAGCCTCAAGGCCGAGGGTATCGTCAGCTAG
- a CDS encoding AMP nucleosidase — translation MDNRFVFDSEEASSQEEISRRMEEACDLMERIYDNGEYPKVLVKRSWSRHNPVITGEMARPRAYRWYLLRELRKLAEKGAEIKILPSRERLAFNDPDLLDNTDEDDWDITRKKLFLFSPERIDISLNRLHHYTGTQPEDFQRYIIFTNYDMHVQVFLDRFPDCVKPDSPGVQMPAYHHTLPDHKGVTLVNMGVGPSNAKTITDHVAVLRPDAMIMAGHCGGLRNHQAIGDFVLATGFMRADGVLDEILPLNIPITPNYLLNVYLKEVLDKYNRNHRMGTIYTTANRNWEFAKRRTEEQIHMSRSIAIDMESATVATNGYRYRIPNATLLCVSDKPLHGKPKLSAEARDFYETSKEVHLDMVIETLNLCKDLYPEGLPNASIRAPNEPLMGGSE, via the coding sequence ATGGATAACAGGTTTGTATTCGATTCGGAGGAGGCCTCCTCGCAGGAAGAAATCAGCCGTCGCATGGAGGAGGCCTGCGACCTCATGGAAAGGATATACGATAACGGGGAATATCCCAAGGTGCTGGTCAAACGTTCCTGGTCCCGCCACAACCCGGTTATTACGGGAGAGATGGCCCGCCCCCGCGCCTACCGCTGGTACCTGCTGAGGGAGCTGCGCAAGCTGGCCGAGAAGGGAGCCGAGATCAAGATCCTGCCCTCCCGGGAGCGTTTGGCCTTCAATGACCCCGATCTGCTGGACAATACCGATGAGGACGACTGGGACATCACCCGGAAGAAGCTCTTTCTTTTCAGTCCGGAGCGCATCGACATCTCCCTGAACCGCCTGCACCACTACACGGGCACCCAGCCGGAGGACTTCCAGCGTTACATCATCTTTACGAACTACGACATGCACGTGCAGGTCTTTCTGGACCGTTTTCCCGACTGCGTGAAACCCGACAGCCCGGGCGTTCAGATGCCGGCCTACCACCACACCCTGCCCGACCACAAGGGGGTGACGCTGGTCAACATGGGGGTAGGGCCCTCCAATGCCAAGACCATCACCGACCACGTGGCGGTTCTGCGCCCCGACGCCATGATCATGGCGGGTCACTGCGGGGGGCTTCGCAACCACCAGGCGATCGGCGACTTCGTACTGGCCACCGGCTTCATGCGCGCCGACGGGGTGCTCGACGAAATCCTGCCTCTGAACATCCCCATCACCCCCAACTACCTGCTCAACGTCTACCTGAAGGAGGTGCTCGACAAATACAACCGTAACCACCGCATGGGCACCATCTACACCACCGCCAACCGAAACTGGGAGTTCGCCAAGCGGCGCACGGAGGAGCAGATCCACATGAGCCGCAGCATTGCCATCGACATGGAGTCGGCCACCGTGGCCACCAACGGCTACCGCTACCGTATCCCCAACGCCACTCTGCTCTGCGTGAGTGACAAGCCCCTGCACGGCAAGCCCAAGCTGAGCGCCGAGGCGCGCGACTTCTACGAGACCTCCAAGGAGGTGCATCTGGACATGGTGATCGAGACGCTGAATCTCTGCAAGGACCTGTACCCCGAGGGACTGCCCAACGCCAGCATCCGCGCCCCCAACGAACCGCTGATGGGCGGCAGCGAGTAG
- a CDS encoding NUDIX hydrolase produces MSEGDFEFRIEPWSVEKENKEYETPIFNLLKRRMHLEAEGRTWEGDFYAIQAPDWINVIPVTPQGEVVLVEQFRYGLLQPTLEIPGGMIDPGEEAGEAASRELREETGYRAEEMVSLGKVSSNPAILTNFAHLFLAKDCRHVGGFNPDTDERINVHRVPRERFLAMAREGTVHHTIVMAAVARLLLYEAEQGVL; encoded by the coding sequence ATGAGTGAAGGCGATTTTGAATTCCGTATCGAACCCTGGAGCGTGGAGAAGGAAAATAAAGAATATGAGACACCCATATTCAACCTTTTGAAGCGCCGGATGCACCTGGAGGCGGAGGGCAGGACGTGGGAGGGCGACTTCTACGCTATTCAGGCACCCGACTGGATCAACGTGATCCCGGTGACTCCGCAGGGAGAGGTGGTGCTGGTCGAGCAGTTCCGCTACGGCCTGCTGCAGCCCACCCTGGAGATCCCGGGAGGCATGATCGACCCGGGGGAGGAGGCCGGGGAGGCCGCCAGCCGCGAGCTCCGCGAGGAGACCGGTTACCGGGCGGAGGAGATGGTGTCGCTGGGCAAAGTGAGCTCCAACCCGGCCATCCTCACCAACTTCGCCCACCTCTTCCTGGCCAAAGACTGCCGCCATGTGGGGGGCTTCAATCCCGACACCGACGAACGCATCAACGTGCACCGCGTGCCCCGCGAGCGCTTCCTTGCGATGGCGCGGGAGGGCACCGTCCACCATACCATCGTGATGGCGGCTGTAGCCCGATTGCTGCTCTACGAGGCCGAACAGGGCGTGCTGTAA